The Halorussus limi genome includes a region encoding these proteins:
- a CDS encoding MBL fold metallo-hydrolase yields the protein MSNTNFDPSEVARRVREDDAEDLFVLDVRNKDDYEEWRIADSENVPIYDELLEYDYSGLEDNLDELPEDEEIAVVCVGGVTSARAAEFLREHGYDAKSVEDGMNGWGRVHREYEVDDVDGVVQIVRPGTGCVSYLVHDGDEALVVDPSQYVDQYLNAADDRDLDIVGVADTHAHADHVSGARRLAGELDVPYYLHEDDTGELNEVSKIEDGETLTVGDRDVDVIYTPGHTPGSVSFEVDDALLSGDTLFLRSVGRPDLEDSSEDAVREAAGQLFDSLDRVTDLGDAKVVLPGHFSDEEIRPLATELGALRSETDNELVGYVEDGDQEAFVETIVESLSDEPANYNEIKQINWGKEQPGGDTEALELGPNNCAAN from the coding sequence ATGAGCAATACTAACTTCGACCCGTCGGAAGTCGCCCGGCGTGTCCGAGAAGACGACGCCGAGGACCTCTTCGTGCTTGACGTGCGGAACAAGGACGATTACGAGGAGTGGCGTATCGCAGATAGCGAGAACGTGCCCATCTACGACGAACTCCTCGAGTACGACTACTCGGGGCTAGAGGACAACCTCGACGAACTCCCCGAGGACGAGGAGATCGCAGTAGTCTGCGTCGGCGGTGTCACGTCGGCTCGCGCCGCAGAGTTCCTCCGCGAACACGGTTACGACGCGAAGTCGGTCGAGGATGGAATGAACGGCTGGGGCCGCGTCCACCGAGAGTACGAGGTCGACGATGTCGACGGTGTCGTTCAGATCGTTCGCCCCGGTACGGGCTGTGTCTCGTATCTGGTACACGACGGCGACGAGGCCCTCGTGGTCGACCCGAGCCAGTACGTCGACCAGTACCTGAACGCGGCCGACGACCGCGACCTCGACATCGTTGGCGTCGCGGACACCCACGCCCACGCCGATCACGTCTCGGGGGCACGCCGCCTCGCCGGCGAACTCGACGTCCCGTACTACCTCCACGAGGACGACACCGGTGAACTTAACGAGGTCAGTAAAATCGAAGACGGTGAGACGCTCACCGTCGGTGACCGAGACGTCGACGTAATCTATACGCCCGGCCACACGCCCGGTAGCGTCTCGTTCGAAGTCGACGATGCGCTCCTCTCGGGAGACACCCTGTTCCTCCGGAGCGTCGGTCGTCCCGACCTCGAAGATAGCTCCGAGGACGCTGTTCGAGAAGCCGCCGGTCAGTTGTTCGACAGCCTCGACCGCGTGACCGACCTGGGCGACGCTAAGGTCGTCCTGCCGGGCCACTTCAGCGACGAGGAGATTCGCCCGCTGGCAACCGAACTCGGGGCGCTTCGGTCAGAGACCGACAACGAACTTGTCGGCTACGTCGAAGACGGGGATCAGGAGGCGTTCGTCGAAACCATCGTCGAGAGCCTCTCGGACGAACCTGCGAACTACAACGAAATCAAGCAGATCAACTGGGGTAAAGAGCAACCCGGCGGCG